The following is a genomic window from Miltoncostaea oceani.
GACCTCGTCGCCGGGGACATCCGCGCCGGGGCGCTCGTCCTGGCCCGCCTCGTCCCGTTGCTGCCGGGCGCCGTCCACGTCGCCGTCGTCGACCCCGGCGTCGGCACCGACCGCCGGGCCGTCGTCGTCTCCCTGGAGGGGGGCGGCGCCCTCGTCGGCCCCGACAACGGTCTGCTCGGACCCGCCGCGACGGCGGTGGGGGCCACCGGCGCCGTGGCGCTGCACCCCCTGCCGGACGACGCCCCCGCGACGTTCCACGGCCGCGACCTGTTCGCGCCGGCGGCCTCCCGCCTCGCCGCGGGGGAGTCCCCCGGCGCGCTCGGCACGCCCGTCGACCCGGCGGGGCTGCGGATGCCCGACCTGCCGCCGCCCCGCGTCGGCGACGGGACCCTCGCCGCCGAGGTGGTGCTCGTCGACCGCTACGGCAACGTGCAGCTCCTCGCCGGCGCCGCCGACCTGGAGCGCGCCGGGTTCACGGCGGGGGACCGCATCAGCGCGTCCGTGACCGACCGTCCCCACCCCGTCACCGTGGCGCGGGCGTTCGGGGACGTCGCGCCGAAGGGGATGCTCGTGCACGTCGACTCCCACGGCATGGTCGCGATCGCCGTCAACGGCGGGGACGCCGCACGCCGCATCGGCGCCGCCCCCGGCGACCTGCTCACCCTCGCGCGGTGGCCCCTCCCCGCCGCGCCGTGATGGCCGCCGCCATCGTCGCGGCCGTGCCCGGCACGTGGGCGAGGAACAGGGACGGCTCGACGAGCTCCAGCTCCAGCACCACCGGCGCCCCGTCCGGACCCGGCACGAGGTCGACCCGGGCGTAGAGCAGGTCGGCGGCGCCCCCCGGGACCGCGGCGAGGGCGAGGGCCCCGACCCGCATCTCGTCGGCGGTCGCCGTCGCCGGGCGGATGTCCTCCTCGACGAACAGGTCCCCCACGACCTGCAGCCCCGGCACCAGCATCGGCCCCTTGCGCGCCGCGTGGCTGAACGCGCCGCCGATGTGGACGAGGGCCGTCTCGCCACGGACCCCCTCCACCGCGGCCAGGTAGGGCTGCGCCATCGCCGTGCGCCCGTCGGCGTGGAGCCGCGCGACGTGCTCCGCCGCCGCCGCGCGCTCGTGGGCGCCGTACCGCGCCGTGTCGATCGACCCGGCGGAGACCGCGGGCTTCACCACGACCTCCCCGCCGGGCCAGTCCATCGCCTCGCCGGGCTCCGCGAAGGCCGTCGGCACCACCGGCACCCCGGCGGCGGCCAGGTCGGCGAGGTACCGCTTCTCGCTGCTCCACGACAGCACCCGCGGCGGGTTCGCGAGGTCCGTGACCGCCGCCGTGCGCGCCGCCCAGGCGAGCATCTCGTCACGGCGCCGGGGGTAGTCCCAGACGGAGCGCACCACCGCGAGGTCGAACGCCGCCCAGTCCACCGCCGGGTCGTCCCAGTCGACCAGCTCCCACGGCACCCCGTGGGCGTCGAGCGCGGCGGTGAGCGGGGGCAGGTCGTCGTCGAGGCCGCGGGCGACCGCCGCCGTGACCAGCGCCACCGTCACGCGGTGACCGGCAGCCGCACCTCGAACCGCGTCCGCCCCGGCGCCGACTCGAGGCGCACCTGGCCGCGGTGGTTCTCGACGATCCGGCGGACGATGTCGAGCCCGAGGCCCGTCCCCCCGCCGACGTCCTTCGTGGTGAAGAACGGCTCGAACAGCCGGCTCTGCAGCTCGGGGGGGACCCCGGGGCCGTCGTCGATGACCGACACCGAGATCGCGTCGCCGGCGCGGGCGGTGCGGATCGTGATCGTCCCGTGGCCGTCGACCGCGTCGATGGCGTTGTCGATCAGGTTCGTCCAGACCTGGTTGAGCTGGGACGCGTGGACCGTGACGGGCGGCAGGTCGCGGTCGTAGTCGCGCTCCACCCGCACGTCCCCCCGGCGCAACTCGTGCGCCAGCATCGTGAGGGTGCTCTCGATGCCGTCGTGGACGTCGATCGTCTGGGTCCGCGCCTCGTCCATGTGCGTGTAGTCCTTCACCGACGCGACGATCGCCGAGATGCGGCCGGTGCTCTCGTGCAGGTCGGCGACGAGGCCGCGGGCGGTCAGCGACGCCGCGACCCACTCGAGCGCCGGGCCGAGCGCGGAGCCGGCGTGGGCGGCGACGCGGTCCACCCACTCGGCGCCGACCCCGGCCTCGGCGAGCGGCGGGGCGAGACGCCAGCCCTCCAGGCCGCGGGCGTCGAGGAGGTCGGCGAGGGCGTCCTCGCGGTCCGCGGCCTCCATCGCCCCGCCGGCGCCCCCCTCGGCGACGTGGGCGGCGGCCTCCTGCTGCAGGGCGACGAGCGCCTCCGCGTCGACGCGCTCGACCCCGCACGACACGAAGCTGCGCAGCGTGCTGTCGAGGGTCTCCAGCGCCCGGCCGAGGTCGGACGCGCTGCGGCGGGCGGCCGCCGCCGGGTTGTTGAGCTCGTGGGCGAGGCCGGCGGAGAGCGTGCCGAGGGCGATCAGCTTCTCGCGTTCCCGCAGCACCGCCTCGGCCCCCTGGTGGACGGGGGCGATCAGGCCGAGCGAGCCCCGCAGGACGCTCGGCACGTCCCGCAGCAGGCGCCGGAACTCGTCGCCCGGCACGACGATCATGCGGGCGTCGCTGACGATCCGCCCCGTCGCCGCCGATGGCTCGTCGGTGAGGAGGTTCATCGCCCCGAAGTAGGTGGGGGCGGGCCGCGAGGCGAGGACCACCTCCTCGCCCCCGATGTCGCGGACCCACTCGATGACGCCGGACGTCAGCACGCAGAAGCGGTCCGCGGGACCGCCCTCGCGCACCGCCACCGCCCCGGCCGGCAGGTCCTCCTCGTGGGCGGAGGCCGCCAGCGCGGCGAGGCACTCCTCGCCGACCTCGGCGAACAGGTCGACCCGTCGCAGCGCGTCGATCACGCGAGCGTCCCCAGGTACTGGTGCACGAGCTGCACCGCCATCGACCCGTCGCCGACGGCCCCCGCGACCCGCTTGATCGACTGGTGCCGCACGTCGCCCGCCACGAACACGCCGGGCAGGCTCGACTCGAGCAGCAGCGGCGCCCGCTCCAGCGGCCACGCGGGGCGCACCCCGGGGGCGCGCAGGTCGGGCCCGGCGAGGATGAACCCGTGGTCGTCGCGGGCGACGACGCCCGACAGCCACTCCGTGTTCGGGTGGGCGCCGATGAAGATGAACATCGCCCCGGCGGGGACGCGCTCCTCGGCGCCGGTGTCGCGGTCGCGGATGGTGATCCCCTCCAGCCCGCCGGACCCGTCGACCGCCACGACCTCGGCGCGGAGCCGCACGTCGACGCCGGGGGAGGCGTCGATGCGGTCGGTCAGGTAGCGGGACATCCCGTCGCGCAGGTCGCGGCCGCGGCACAGGATCGTCACCCGCTCCGCGAACCCGGCGAAGTAGAGCGCCGCCTGCCCGGCCGAGTTCGCGCCGCCGACGATGTAGACCCGCTCGCCGCGCAGGCCGGGCGCCTCGGCGCGCGAGCCGCCGTAGTAGACGCCGCGACCGGTGAGCGCGTCGGCGCCCGGCACGTCGAGCCGCCGGTACTGCACCCCCGTCGCGACCACGACCGCGTGCCCCGCGATCTCGTCGCCGCCCGCGAGTCGCAGCACCCGCGCCGGCCCGCGCGCCTCCAGGCCCACGGCGTCCTGCACGGAGAGGAGCTGCGCGCCGAACCGCTGCGCCTGGGCGGTCGCGCGCCGCGTCAGGTCGGCGCCGGAGAGTCCGACCGGGAAGCCGAGGTAGTTCTCGATGCGCGAGCTCTGGCCGGCCTGCCCGCCGGGCGCGTCCCGCTCGACCAGCACGGTCCGAAGGCCCTCGGAGGCGCCGTACACCGCCGCGGCGAGGCCGGCGGGGCCGCCCCCGACGACGACCAGGTCGTGGAACGGCGCGTCGGCGCGGGTCGTGAGGCCGACCCGCTCCGCGACCTGCAGCGTCGTCGGCGCGCTCAGCACCCCGCCGTCGGGGAACACCAGCACCGGCAGACGCGACGGGTCGGCCCCCCCGGCGTCGAGCAGCACCCGGGCCTCCGGGTCGAGCTCCGCGTCGAGCCAGCGGTACGGGACGTTGTTGCGGGCGAGGAAGTCCTTCAGCTCGTGCGACTCGCGGGAGAGGCGGTGGCCGACGACGCGGATGCCGACCTCGCCCGTCACGCCCGCCTGCCAGTCCGACAGGAGGTCGTCGATGACGGGGTAGAGCTGCTCCTCCGGCGGGTCCCACGGCTTCATCAGGTAGTGGTCGAGCGCGACGCGGTTGATCGCGTCGATCGCCGCCTGGGTGTCGGCGTACGCCGTGAGGAGCACCCGCTTCGCCTCGGGGACGACCCCGAGGGCGCGCTCCAGGAACTCGACGCCCGTCATCGCCGGCATCCGCTGGTCGGCGAGCAGCAGCGCGACCCGCTCCTCGCGCAGCGCGACCTGCCCGAGCATCTCCAGGCCCTGCGCGCCCGACTCGGCCCGCAGCACCCGGAACCGCTCGCCGTACTGCCGGCGCAGGTCGCGCTGGACGGCGCGCGACACGCCGGGGTCGTCGTCGACGCTGATCATCACCGGCTTGACGTCGCGCGGGGTCGCCGGTGCGGTGTCGGGCGGGTGGGGCACTCGGCGGAGTTCTACTCCCCCGGGGGCGCGTCGTGCCCGGGGTCGCTAGCGTCGCGGGATGACCGCCGTCCGCATCACCGAGTTCACCGACCCCGCCTGCCCCTGGGCCTACAGCGCCGAGCCGTTCCGCCGGCGCCTCGACTGGCTCTACGGCGACGCCCTCGAATGGGACGTCCGGATGGTCGTGCTGAGCGACTCCCCCGAGCACTACCTCGAGATGGGGTTCACGCCCGAGAAGCTCTCCGCCGCGTACCGGCGCATCGCCCACGATCACGGGATGCCGATCGACACGGCCGTCCGCCCGCGCATGTCGGCGTCGCTGCCGGCGTGCCGCGCCGTCGTCGCCGCCCGCCTGAACGCGCCGGAGCGCATGCGGCCGCTGCTGCGCCGCCTGCGGGTGCGCACCATGCGCGGCGAGCTGCTCGACGAGCAGGCGACGATCGACGGGGCCGCGCGCGACGCCGGCATCGACCCCGTGGAGCTCGCGGGCTGGGCGGCGGAGCAGGCCACCGAGGACGCCCTCCGGGAGGACATGGCGGCCGCCCGGCGCCCCCTGCCGGCGGCCCTCGTGCTCGACGAGCGCCTCGCGAACTGGTCGGGCGGGCGCCGCTACACCTGCCCGTCGTACGAGATGACGCGGATCGAGGACGGCGTGCGGATCGCGGTCCCCGGGTTCCAGCCGTTCGCCGCCTACGACGTGATCATGGCCAACCTCGTCCCCGGCGTGCGCCGCGCCGCCCCCGCCGCGAGCGCGGAGGAGGTGCTGGGCTGGACCGGCACGCCGCTCGCCACGAAGGAGGTCGCCGTCGTCCGCGACATCCCGTTCGAGGAGGCGCGCGAGGAGCTCGGCCGCGTCGCGGTCGAGGAGCACGTCGGCTCCGACGGGTTCTGGACGCTGCCCGGCGGCTGAGCGCAACGGCCCGGTAACGCCGGGCGCCTATCGTTACCGGCCACCTCCCGGACCGAGGCGGCGATGCACCGACCCCGAGGGCTGATCCACTCGAAGACGCTCGTCCCCGCGGTCGGCGAGGGGACGATCGCGCGGCCGCGGGTGCTGCGCGCCCTGGCGGAGGCGGCCGAGGGGCGGCGGATCCTGCTGGTGGTGGCGCCCGCCGGATCCGGCAAGACCACGGCGGTCGCCCAGCTCGTGCGGGCCCGCGCCGGCCCCCACGCCTGGTTGTCGCTGTGGGACTCCGACGACGGCCCCGGCCGGTTCACCAGCTACCTCGCCGCCGCCGTCGCCGCGATCGACCCGGAGGCGGCGGCCCGCACCCGCCGCTTCCTCGAGGACGGGCTCGCGCCGGAGGACTGCGCGGCCCTGCTCGGGGAGGAGCTGCCGCCGGGGGCGACGGTGGTGCTCGACGACCTCCACCACGTCGAGGCGCGCGCCCCCGTCCTGCGCGCCCTCCGCGCGTTCCTCGACGCCGTCACCGGGGGGACGCTGGTGGTGCTGGTGTCGCGCCGGCTGCTCCACGTCGACCTCGGCCGGGACCTGCTCGCCGGTCGCGTCGGGGAGGTCTCCGAGGACGAGCTCGCCTTCCGCCCCGACGAGGTCGCGGCCCTGCTCGACGCCCGTGGCCTCGCCGCGCCCCCGGGGGGCGTCGCGTCCTCCGGCGGGTGGGCGGCGGGCATCGTCTTCGACGCCCTGCGCGGCGGCCCGTTCGCCGAGGCCGGCCCCGCGGCGGACGACCCGTTCTTCGCCTACCTCGGGTCCGAGGTCCTCGGCGCGCTGCCCCCGGCGCTCCGGACGCGGGTGCTGAGCAGCGCGCTGCTCGACGTGGTCGACGCACGGCGCCTCGCCGCGCTCCTCGGCGTCCCGTCCGCCGACGCCGAGTACGCGGAGATCTGCCGCCACCACCTCCCCGGGACCCTCTCGGAGGAGGGGCTGCGGTACCACCCCCGCTTCCGCGAGTTCCTGCTCACGGTGCTCGCGCGGGAGCACCCCGGCGACCTGCGGGCGGTGCGCACCCGGTACGCCCGGGCGCTGCTCGCGGACGGCCACGCCGAGGAGGCGGCCGACGCGCTGATCGCCGCGGGCGAGCTCGCCGAGGCGCAAGACGTCGTCGCCGGCGCGGCGGGGGCCGTGATGCGCCGCGGCGACTGGGACAAGGCGCTCGCGTGGTGCGCGGCCCTCGGCGAGGACGCCCTCGCGCGCCGCGACGACCTGCGCGCGGTGCAGGTCCGCGCGCTGCTGATGAGCCGCCGCCAGGACGACCTGGAGGACCTGGTGCGCCGCATGCGGGCCGGCGGGGAGTTCGACCGGCTCCGGGAACGCGCCCCCGACGTCGCCGCCTGGGCGGCGTGGGCGCTCCACGTCTCGGGCGACTGGGCCGGGATGCTCGCGTTGACGCCCCCGGACGAGGCGACC
Proteins encoded in this region:
- a CDS encoding SAM hydrolase/SAM-dependent halogenase family protein, coding for MSAPGPRPVVAFLTDFGAGSEHVGALHAVVAAGCPAADRIDLAHDLVAGDIRAGALVLARLVPLLPGAVHVAVVDPGVGTDRRAVVVSLEGGGALVGPDNGLLGPAATAVGATGAVALHPLPDDAPATFHGRDLFAPAASRLAAGESPGALGTPVDPAGLRMPDLPPPRVGDGTLAAEVVLVDRYGNVQLLAGAADLERAGFTAGDRISASVTDRPHPVTVARAFGDVAPKGMLVHVDSHGMVAIAVNGGDAARRIGAAPGDLLTLARWPLPAAP
- a CDS encoding ATP-grasp domain-containing protein → MTVALVTAAVARGLDDDLPPLTAALDAHGVPWELVDWDDPAVDWAAFDLAVVRSVWDYPRRRDEMLAWAARTAAVTDLANPPRVLSWSSEKRYLADLAAAGVPVVPTAFAEPGEAMDWPGGEVVVKPAVSAGSIDTARYGAHERAAAAEHVARLHADGRTAMAQPYLAAVEGVRGETALVHIGGAFSHAARKGPMLVPGLQVVGDLFVEEDIRPATATADEMRVGALALAAVPGGAADLLYARVDLVPGPDGAPVVLELELVEPSLFLAHVPGTAATMAAAITARRGGATARG
- a CDS encoding sensor histidine kinase encodes the protein MIDALRRVDLFAEVGEECLAALAASAHEEDLPAGAVAVREGGPADRFCVLTSGVIEWVRDIGGEEVVLASRPAPTYFGAMNLLTDEPSAATGRIVSDARMIVVPGDEFRRLLRDVPSVLRGSLGLIAPVHQGAEAVLREREKLIALGTLSAGLAHELNNPAAAARRSASDLGRALETLDSTLRSFVSCGVERVDAEALVALQQEAAAHVAEGGAGGAMEAADREDALADLLDARGLEGWRLAPPLAEAGVGAEWVDRVAAHAGSALGPALEWVAASLTARGLVADLHESTGRISAIVASVKDYTHMDEARTQTIDVHDGIESTLTMLAHELRRGDVRVERDYDRDLPPVTVHASQLNQVWTNLIDNAIDAVDGHGTITIRTARAGDAISVSVIDDGPGVPPELQSRLFEPFFTTKDVGGGTGLGLDIVRRIVENHRGQVRLESAPGRTRFEVRLPVTA
- a CDS encoding FAD-dependent oxidoreductase encodes the protein MISVDDDPGVSRAVQRDLRRQYGERFRVLRAESGAQGLEMLGQVALREERVALLLADQRMPAMTGVEFLERALGVVPEAKRVLLTAYADTQAAIDAINRVALDHYLMKPWDPPEEQLYPVIDDLLSDWQAGVTGEVGIRVVGHRLSRESHELKDFLARNNVPYRWLDAELDPEARVLLDAGGADPSRLPVLVFPDGGVLSAPTTLQVAERVGLTTRADAPFHDLVVVGGGPAGLAAAVYGASEGLRTVLVERDAPGGQAGQSSRIENYLGFPVGLSGADLTRRATAQAQRFGAQLLSVQDAVGLEARGPARVLRLAGGDEIAGHAVVVATGVQYRRLDVPGADALTGRGVYYGGSRAEAPGLRGERVYIVGGANSAGQAALYFAGFAERVTILCRGRDLRDGMSRYLTDRIDASPGVDVRLRAEVVAVDGSGGLEGITIRDRDTGAEERVPAGAMFIFIGAHPNTEWLSGVVARDDHGFILAGPDLRAPGVRPAWPLERAPLLLESSLPGVFVAGDVRHQSIKRVAGAVGDGSMAVQLVHQYLGTLA
- a CDS encoding DsbA family protein produces the protein MTAVRITEFTDPACPWAYSAEPFRRRLDWLYGDALEWDVRMVVLSDSPEHYLEMGFTPEKLSAAYRRIAHDHGMPIDTAVRPRMSASLPACRAVVAARLNAPERMRPLLRRLRVRTMRGELLDEQATIDGAARDAGIDPVELAGWAAEQATEDALREDMAAARRPLPAALVLDERLANWSGGRRYTCPSYEMTRIEDGVRIAVPGFQPFAAYDVIMANLVPGVRRAAPAASAEEVLGWTGTPLATKEVAVVRDIPFEEAREELGRVAVEEHVGSDGFWTLPGG